From one Maridesulfovibrio frigidus DSM 17176 genomic stretch:
- a CDS encoding MobC family plasmid mobilization relaxosome protein — translation MSSIRNEWINLRVTPEEKKIITSEAETKGMNTCDFVRHKLGKQRVRKTKREREKLLHVARIGNNLNQLARWANTYKGNADSILILAELSAVEKELKCI, via the coding sequence ATGAGCTCAATACGAAATGAGTGGATTAATCTCAGAGTTACGCCAGAAGAAAAAAAGATCATCACTTCCGAAGCAGAAACTAAAGGAATGAATACTTGTGATTTTGTACGCCATAAATTGGGAAAGCAGCGAGTTCGTAAAACCAAACGTGAAAGAGAGAAGCTGCTTCACGTTGCCCGCATAGGAAATAATCTCAACCAGCTTGCTCGCTGGGCAAATACTTATAAAGGCAATGCAGATTCAATTTTAATTCTCGCTGAACTGTCAGCGGTTGAAAAGGAGTTGAAATGTATATGA